The DNA segment CCTGTGACACCCGCTTCAGGTGCTCCAATGCCACCTTCTCACGTCTGTGGACacccataaacacacatgtgtgcctaaAAACACATACATGAGTATAAGATAACCAAATCTTTAAAATAGATATGCAGAGAAGCCTTAAAAATGCATACCACTAACTGAAGGAATCAGTCTGAAAAATCCACACCCTGTGTCACTTGAAGTGTGTGACAGTCGGAAAACTGCAAAACTACCAACATTAAGACAGTAAGAAAATTGGCAGTGACCGAGGgcgaggaggggagagggagaaaggtcgAGAACGGAGGATAGTTGAAGCAACAAAGCCTCTCGGAGCAATATTATTGCCATGGATAAATATCATTACAAAATTTCCACAGCTGTTAAACATACCAGCTCTAAGAGAACTCTGCTGTGAGCTGTGAGTACTGTGTGGCAATATGTCAATGCAGAATCTGTTTTCCAACAAATATCCCAGTGTGGGGAGAGATGCTAGGAATGGGGAGGAACGCATGAACGAGGGCAGGGACACATGGGAAATCTCTGCGCTTTTCATTCAGTTTTTGTGCGAACCTAAACGTGGCCTAAAAATAAGTCTACTAAAAAGGATTTTGGCTAATGAGGGAAACCCTAATTTGAACATATCCACATCTCTCAGCATAAATGCAAATTAACATTTGAAACTGTTACTTGCCTCGTTTCTTTCATCTGCTAATGAAGCTAACGGCTCGTGGGGAGGGTTAAATGAGAAGAGGGTGGAGGATAGTCTCTTCGACGTGCTCAACGCCATTCCAGTGCCAGCCACGCGAGTTGGTGAAGGCTAACAGTGCTCTGCACATTGGGAAAGTGATCTGAAGCACCACACTGGAAAAAGGAAGCAATGTGAAGTCAGCATAATCACAGAAAATGATACCACTACACAACcaaactcaaagaaaaagaaaatcccacaacTACTGTATTGTGGTAGCAGTTACAAAACAGCCAAACACCAAGGTTTGCTGTGTACTTGGAATCCTCTGAAGAATGTCaaattaaagaggaaaataatTGATTTAGGAACGATTTGCTGTAAATGAGGTAATGATTTCCAATAAAGCATTGTATTTCACTGCAAAAGTATTTAGAAAAATGACAGTATACACTTACACAAAACACAAGCTAAGATacaaacgtgcacacacacttttgCTGACAGACGTTGATGCCAAACTGCTTCTGAGAGGACACAGGCCCTGAAATCCTGAGTCTGAGGTTTGTGAGATTGTCTCTGTGACTTCATCTTGGTTCAAAGCCGCTTGTTTATTTCTGGTTTTTAGACATGCCTTTGGCATAACTCAAATGCTTGAGAATATTTATCATCCTTGTTCATGTTTCCAGAGAGGACAGGATTTGCTGTTCCCTGgagtcagagaagaaaacaggctggGGCATCTGTCGCCCTGTCCATGCCAGTGACCGCCCATCTGGCGTTCGGAGAGACATCCCTTAGGGATGACGAGTCTTGGCCACAGAGGGTCCAGCCTGTGGCTCTGTCCGGCAGCCTGGGACCTCCTTGTCATGTGACCTCCCATGTAacgtaatcttttttttttcacataagaAACGTGTTTATTTGGAAAACAATTTCAAGATTACCTCCCAAACTCAGAAGTCACAGCCCAATATATACACTCCAAGTAAACAAGGCAGGACTTCAACAATTGCTCGCTTAACAAAACTTTTATCTGATTTTGGGATGAAGTAAGAACCAACTGGAGTGTGTAAACAGCTTTCCTAAAGCGTAACATCATTAATGGAGCTACAGACAATTTACAGAAGTCTTACTCAGTTcagtttcagagaagaaaattacAACTTTTCCGAGCTTAGTTTAACACATCTCCTCTTGGGAAGCATTAAATATTCTTTAGTGTGGTTattcccattttcatttctgccccaatttttaaaatcacgttatttatttttaaggaccCATTTTAGATTTTCATTAAGATTGACATTTAGTTACTTCACTTGCTTATGTCTCCTTTCTCCTGTGACACTCGTTAAGAACAACTCAGTATTCTGACTTTTTCACCTTGAACTTCATACTAACCACCCCATCTATTCCAGCCTCGATCTCATCATTTTCTTTAACTGGCCCAACTCCCTTTGGAGTCCCGGTCAAGATAAGATCTCCTTCTTCCAAGGTTACTATCTTGGAAAACGTAACTAATGATGTACGGGATGGAAAAGATCGTAGACGAAGTTTTGCCCTCCTGCCTGAGTTCACCGTTGACCTTGAGCCACAGTCTTAGGGCGTGAGGGTCAGAGACCTTCTCCTTGGGCACGAAGGCGCTGACAGGACAGGAGGCCGTGAAGCTCTTGGCCAGGGTCCAGGGCAGTCCCTTCTTCTTGCACTCTTCCTGCACATCTCTGGCAGTCATGTCCAGGCACAGAGCATAGGCGGCCACGTAGTCCACGGCGGCGGCCTCGGGGACGGCTTGAGCACGCCTGCTCAAGAGCACACCCAACTCCACCTCGTGGTGCACGTTTTGGCAGTAGGCGGGCATAAACACCGGTGAGCCCTGGGGAGCGTACGCGGTGGACGGCTTCAAGAAAAGCACAGGCTCGCTTAGCACCGCGCTGCGCATCTCCTTGACGTGGTCTGCGTAGTTCCTCCCCACGCACACGATATTCTTGCCCCATTCCCAGAAGCGAGACAGAGGCTTGGAGGAAGCCATGGTAAAAACTTGTGTCACGTGACCGTTGAATCCCCGGACTACGGGGGCCTCGACGGGACAGCTGCCTTAGGACACTGTTCAGGCTGGCCGAAGCGGCCCGCCCTTCCTTGCGCAGCAGCTGGACGCTGGGGTCAGCCCGAAGAGACGAGGAGGCCTCTGCTCAGCCTCCCTCCGCCGCCCACACATGTAACCTAATCTTTCTCCTTCGTTTCTGGCAGTTGAGAGAGTACAATGTACGTGAACTGAATAGGTCCCAGAATCTAAATCAGGAGAACCCATGAGGGAGCGAGCTCCCCAACAGGCTTCAGTTTTAAGCTTTATTGTAAAATACAGCTTCCTAGAAATCCTCCTTGTTATGTAGAGAGTTTGTGCCCTGTCCCACGGCTGAGCAGTGGGTCTTGGActgcttttctgtctctgaaaggtctggagggaaagaagagtAATCCAGGCCTAAACTCGGTCATTTGCCCAATTCATGTGCCTCCAGCTCTACACAAACGAttcagaaggggaggagagaggtgaaGTTAGTATCTAACGGGGGTGGATTTTACTTTGGGAAGGTGGAGAATGCTAATGGTTGCCAACAATGTGAATGACTGATGGGGTGGTGTTGTGTCTTCTATGTGGCTGTAGTAGTAAATGTTATGCATAAGCGGCAGTGTATCTACAGCCAGTTAGAGGAACTAAACCAACACACCGAACCATCCaatcaacaacaagaaaaacaagcacacctaggaaaaaaagaacaggtttctaagagatcataatgagccaggtggtggtggcacacacctttaaacccattgctctggaggcagaagcaggaggatctctgtgaatagTAGAGATAGAGTGTGGATTTAGATAGACCATAGGCACTAATCTATGAGAATAGTacaatgtcattaggaatcatgaTAGCACTATTTTTTAAGACCATTgtatttggttttactctagATCTCtgggttcttggtcacccaataATGTTGGGTATAGATTCCATCTGTGGAATGGCCCTTAAATCAAAACGGTTATTAGTTGGTTGTTTCCATGAGCTTTGTGTCCCCGTTGCTGTAGCACGTCCTGCAGGCAGGACACAAGGAGTTGAGTCTGGCCTGGagttacatttctcttttggtggcATGTCCAGGCTcatcttaaaaaattattatttgaaaattttatacaagcacacaatgtatcttgatcTCACCCATCCCCTATTCTCTGTTTCAACATCCCTACACCCCAGCATATCTCCTTCCCAATTTCATGCATTTTTCTTCCCATATGTGCATGGGGCTGTCCAGTGAGGCACAGGCAATGCACAAGTGAACACAAACCCATAGAGAAGTGTCTCTCCTTCCCTCGCGAAGTAACTAATAGCTCCCCGGCTGGGAGCAGGGCCATGGGCATCGCTCCCTCACTCATTCTGAAGTTCTTtcgttgttgttgatgatgatgctTTGTTTCATTGctgtttgagataaggtctcactatgtagctctgactggcctagaactcattatgtaaaccaaGTTgccttcgaactcacagagatctgcctgtcactgcctggaatgctgagattaaaaatgtgcaccaccacccctgcagAGTTTGAAATGGCTTGATCCCGTGGAGGTCTTGCACATATGACCACAACTGCCGTGAGCTGTGCCACAGCCAAGTCATGTACAGAAGACAGGGATTCCCAATACTTTTCCTGCCCTTAGATTCATCCCAGCCTTCCTCCAAGATGTTCCCTAGGTCTTAGGGGTGGAGGGCTTTAACACTGCCATCTATGGCTAAGCACGCACCACTTAAACTCAGCCCTTTGATCTGACTCGTTTTCATTTGCTAGCTTCTAATTTGGTATTTTTATAGTTATGTATATGTGGGAAGGTGTGTACCTGCGAATACAGGTAGCCCGGGAGGCTGTTGTGCCcactggagctagaattacaagcaAGAATGGTGTTctccaaaccactgagccatctagtgCAGTTTCGTGCACTAATTTATAAAAGCATCTATAGTCTTCTGGGAAGAAAATGGAATTTAGATGAATGGTACAATGTAAGAACATATTTCCAAACATAAAATGAGGATGGCCTCCAAGTAATGTTATCAGCATCATTAAGATAATTAATGTattgccttcatttcttttttgtttatttgcttggcgtttttttatgttgttgttttacttctgttttgttttctttttttttaagccttgAATTGTTTCTGATTTATTAAGGGCTAACTCCCCAATGGTCATACAATCTCCCCAAATTTGCATATTGGTGAAAATACAGATTTCTGtattttggactttttttttattgagaaaaggaaaaaaaaagtatccgcttccttccagcctcccatttccctccccctcctcccacccttctccccctcccccaaactcctctccccctccctctccagtccatagagcagtcagggttccctgccctgtggaaagtccaaggtctgccctcctctgtccatgtctaggaaggtgaacaaccaaactggctaggctcccacacagccagaacatgaagtagggtcaaaaccccgtcccaatgcccttggcttctcatcagccctcattgttcgccatgttcagagagtccggttttatcccatgctttttcagtcacagtccagctggccttggtgagctcccaatagatcagcccccttgtcaccttgggtgggtgcacccctcgtggtcctgacttccttgctcatcttctccttccttccgctcctcgttgggaccttgggagctcagaccagtgctccagtgtgggtctctgtctctatctccatccatccccagatgaaggttctatggtggtatgcaagatattcgtcagtattgctataggatagggtcatttcaggttgcctatcctcagctgcccaagggactaactggggacatcaccatgggctcctgggagccactctagggtcaagtctcttgccaaccctaaagtggctcccttaactaagaactgtggttccgtgctcccctatccaaccttcctttatcccaatcctcctgtttccccaagtcccccctccttcccttctaccttttctctccccatctccccttacccccatcccaccccacccccaagatcccaattttctccccggcaattttgactacttcccatagccaagaggataactatatgtttttccttgggttcaccttcttatttagtttctttaggttcaccaattgtagtctccgtgacccttatttatggctagaaaccaattatgagtgagtacatcccatgttcatctttttgggtctgagatacctcactcaggatagtgttttctatttccatccatttgcatgcaaaattcgagaagtcattgttttttaccgcagcgtagtactctaaagtgtatatattccatacttttttcatccattcttccattgaagggcatctaggttgtttccaggttctggctattacaaataatactgctatgagcatagttgaacaaatgcttttgtcatatgatcgggcatctcatgggtatattcccaagagtggtattgctgggtccaggagtaggttgatcgcaaatttcctgagaaaccgaaacactgacttccacagtggttgcacaagattgcattcccaccagcaatggatgagggtaccccttcctccacagcctctccagcaaaggctatcattggtgtttttgactttagccattctgacaggtgtaagaagatatctcaaagttgttttgatttgcatttccctgattgctaaggaagttgagcacgaccttaagtgtcttttggccatttgaacttcttctgctgagaattctctgttcagttcagtgccccattttttaattgggttaattagcattttaaagtctagtttcttgagttctctatatattttggagatcagacctttgtctgttgcggggctggtgaagatcttctcccagtcagtaggttgcctttttgtcttagtgacagtgtcctttgctttacagtagcttctcagttttagtaggtcccatttattcaatgttgcccttaatgtctgtgctgctggggttattcataggaagtgatctcctgtgcccatctgttgtagggtacatcccactttctcttctatcaggttcagtgtgttcgggctgatattgaggtctttaatccatttggacttgagttttgtgcatggtgatagatatgggtctattttcattcttctacaggttgacatccaattgtgccagcaccatttgttgaagatgctttctttcttccattgtatacttttagcccctttatcgaaaatgaggtgttcataggtttgtgggtaaaATCCGGgccttctatacgattccattggtcgacttctctgtttttatgccagtaccacactgttttcattactgtagctctgtaatagagtttgaagtcagggatggtaatgcctccagaagatcctttattgtataggattgttctggctatccttggttttttgtttttccatataaagttgattattgtcctctccagatctgtgaagaattttgatgggaccttgatgggga comes from the Microtus pennsylvanicus isolate mMicPen1 chromosome 9, mMicPen1.hap1, whole genome shotgun sequence genome and includes:
- the LOC142857841 gene encoding LOW QUALITY PROTEIN: oxaloacetate tautomerase FAHD1, mitochondrial-like (The sequence of the model RefSeq protein was modified relative to this genomic sequence to represent the inferred CDS: deleted 1 base in 1 codon): MASSKPLSRFWEWGKNIVCVGRNYADHVKEMRSAVLSEPVLFLKPSTAYAPQGSPVFMPAYCQNVHHEVELGVLLSRRAQAVPEAAAVDYVAAYALCLDMTARDVQEECKKKGLPWTLAKSFTASCPVSAFVPKEKVSDPHALRLWLKVNGELRQEGKTSSTIFSIPYIISYVSKIVTLEEGDLILTGTPKGVGPVKENDEIEAGIDGVVSMKFKVKKSEY